The Planococcus liqunii genome includes a region encoding these proteins:
- a CDS encoding 3D domain-containing protein — protein sequence MKKLLIILSFALALFLSTSLESSAAASTYTVKSGDTLYKISKMHKVSVSNLKSWNKLKSDVIKPKQKLKVTGSAAKPAKAKAKTPSRSTSGSVVKEFTVSASAYTASCKGCSGITRTGINLKKNPGLKVIAVDPRVIKLGTKVHVEGYGYAVAGDTGGAIKGNKIDVFIPTKSAALKWGRKNVKIKILK from the coding sequence TTGAAAAAACTATTGATCATTCTAAGTTTTGCACTAGCTTTATTCCTTAGCACATCACTTGAGAGTTCGGCAGCAGCAAGTACATACACAGTTAAAAGTGGAGATACCCTATATAAAATTTCTAAAATGCACAAAGTATCCGTCAGCAATTTAAAATCATGGAATAAATTGAAATCCGATGTCATCAAACCGAAACAAAAATTAAAAGTTACAGGCTCAGCTGCTAAACCAGCAAAAGCAAAAGCGAAAACCCCATCACGTTCGACTTCCGGATCAGTGGTTAAGGAATTCACCGTTTCTGCATCCGCTTATACTGCATCATGCAAAGGGTGTTCCGGGATTACAAGAACCGGCATTAACCTGAAGAAAAACCCGGGCTTGAAAGTGATTGCGGTGGATCCGAGAGTCATCAAACTAGGCACCAAAGTCCATGTTGAAGGCTACGGCTATGCAGTCGCCGGCGACACTGGCGGAGCGATCAAAGGCAATAAAATTGATGTTTTCATCCCAACAAAAAGCGCTGCGCTTAAATGGGGAAGAAAAAACGTCAAAATTAAAATCCTGAAATAA